Within the Elusimicrobiota bacterium genome, the region CAAAATTTTTCCACAGCCTAATGTTAAAACCAACAAACAAATTACTAATAAAAAATTCTTATTCACCGTAGTTCCTCCTTGCATTCACCCCAAAACAAAAAGGGGCAGAGTCATATTTTCAGGCAAGCAAACCGACCAAGGAAAGTCTTCCTTCCAATACGACATGCCCCAAAATAAGCATGTGTATTGGTCAGTTTGCTACTTGAAATAATAAATTTCTAAAAAGAACTAATCAAATAAAAAATTTATGTTTTTTTGTATGTTTCAATAAAATCTTCAGACAAGTACTCCTGTTTCAGCGACAAATGCTTCTATTATTGGCGGTTCAATTTTTAATACCTGTCTGCCGAATGTTTTAATATGAAATCTTATTGCTGATTTAACATCTGCTAATGCTTCTTCATATGTATTACCTTCTCCGACAACTGCACCTTTTAATCCTAACGGATATGCAACATAACCATCAGGATGTTTTTCAACTATAATTTTGATCTGCT harbors:
- a CDS encoding type II toxin-antitoxin system HicB family antitoxin is translated as MNQQIKIIVEKHPDGYVAYPLGLKGAVVGEGNTYEEALADVKSAIRFHIKTFGRQVLKIEPPIIEAFVAETGVLV